Proteins encoded together in one Streptomyces sp. NA04227 window:
- a CDS encoding RICIN domain-containing protein, whose translation MSLWTSLEPASTTVDPGGSTFVRLRVRNTGDVVDEYRFEPVGDTAPWTTVEPQVLRLYPGTTGTVELTFAPPRTSDAVAGPHPYAVRITPTEHPEAVTVPEGNLTITAFTEVRAELVPPTVKGRFRGRPRLAVDNLGNTKVTASLAGSDTGDHLTYEIRPGNVQIEPGRAAFVDTTLRPRQVIWFGAKEERPYTLAVRRSGAEPLEVEGTYVQRGFLPRWLATFFGFALALTIAFVMIWISYKPQVRSSATEQTEEAGREIKPTPSASPSLAPPPPPEPEKPEPEKPEGGGGGDEKPKEKSVVPAENVVLRNTTTKLCAELPGFDKGEINGPVQQSVCDETDKDNQLWNLEVKYPKLGPGGTALFQIRNVKDEFCMDLGEYDGRPAGTKIAEFTCDGTTADNQLWWIEKQESGDYWIRNYASNNKCLGVEGKSDGVVNTPLNIAECANSDDHEWKIIRTKKD comes from the coding sequence GTGAGCCTTTGGACTTCCCTCGAGCCCGCGTCCACCACCGTCGATCCGGGCGGCAGTACGTTCGTACGCCTGCGCGTGCGCAATACCGGCGACGTGGTGGACGAGTACCGTTTCGAGCCCGTCGGGGACACGGCGCCCTGGACGACGGTGGAGCCGCAGGTCCTGCGGTTGTATCCGGGCACGACGGGGACCGTGGAGCTGACGTTCGCCCCGCCACGGACTTCGGACGCGGTCGCGGGACCCCATCCCTACGCGGTGCGGATCACGCCGACGGAACACCCCGAGGCGGTGACGGTTCCGGAGGGGAACCTGACCATCACGGCGTTCACCGAGGTGCGGGCCGAACTGGTGCCGCCGACGGTGAAGGGCAGGTTCCGGGGGCGGCCGCGCCTCGCGGTGGACAACCTCGGCAACACGAAGGTCACCGCGTCGCTCGCGGGCAGTGACACGGGGGACCACCTGACGTACGAGATCCGTCCGGGGAACGTGCAGATCGAACCGGGGCGTGCGGCGTTCGTGGACACGACGCTGCGGCCGCGGCAGGTCATCTGGTTCGGGGCGAAGGAGGAGCGGCCCTACACGCTGGCCGTGCGCCGGTCGGGGGCCGAGCCCCTGGAGGTGGAGGGCACGTACGTACAGCGCGGCTTCCTGCCCCGCTGGCTCGCGACCTTCTTCGGGTTCGCCCTCGCCCTGACCATCGCCTTCGTGATGATCTGGATCTCCTACAAACCCCAGGTCCGCAGCAGCGCGACGGAGCAGACCGAAGAGGCCGGGCGCGAGATCAAGCCCACCCCCAGCGCGAGCCCCTCACTCGCGCCCCCGCCTCCGCCCGAGCCCGAGAAGCCCGAGCCCGAGAAGCCGGAAGGCGGCGGGGGCGGTGACGAGAAGCCGAAGGAGAAGTCCGTGGTGCCCGCGGAGAACGTCGTGCTCCGCAACACCACCACCAAGCTCTGCGCCGAACTGCCGGGCTTCGACAAGGGCGAGATCAACGGGCCCGTCCAGCAGAGCGTCTGCGACGAGACCGACAAGGACAACCAGCTCTGGAACCTCGAGGTGAAGTACCCGAAGCTGGGCCCCGGCGGGACGGCGCTCTTCCAGATCCGCAACGTCAAGGACGAGTTCTGCATGGACCTCGGGGAGTACGACGGCCGCCCCGCGGGGACCAAGATCGCCGAGTTCACCTGTGACGGCACCACCGCCGACAACCAGCTCTGGTGGATCGAGAAGCAGGAGAGCGGCGACTACTGGATCCGCAACTACGCCAGCAACAACAAGTGCCTGGGCGTCGAGGGCAAGAGCGACGGCGTGGTCAACACACCGCTGAACATCGCCGAGTGCGCCAACAGCGACGACCACGAGTGGAAGATCATCCGGACGAAGAAGGACTGA
- a CDS encoding ATP-binding protein: protein MTTPYAAPCAATSYGHGGQVGGHDGGHDGGHYQPASITGGPHHDGDAPSPGGPHHDHDAPPPGPYDSPERPYDSPERELLGRLAVLRERVTALVESRAADDPTADDPLRGLYLSKDAVGHVLRTWSFGADDDGTGSRPGPGPAVGQVPWPADRLSSLAGRMGLTEWDVAVLLIALAPDVDRTFEPLYGYLNDDVSRRRATTGLALDLCALPAYSAAARTRLHASAPLRALGLLEVEEPERPFLARALRVPDRLTGHLLGDDTPDPALLDRLRPMPDPLPADLATEDFTHRLAARLNNGPLTVYLREQREGDGLAAFCGALRGAGVDALHCPDPGDHVPELLREARLSGRAVVVPGLPDQPAALVRELTGARDVTVLLTDSRPYDPHWSPQDPLVLDAPGRGAGGTTAWRAALGADAEGFDLGATVAPYRLGGDRIRRAAHAARALAAFDGGPVTAAHVRLAARRQSASGLESHARRIRPAVDWGDLVLPDAPLAQLHELALRARHRDRVLGDWRLSAGGGRGRGVLGLFAGESGTGKTLSAEVVAADLGLDLYVVQLSSIVDKYVGETEKNLERVFTEADRTDAVLLFDEADAVFGKRSEVKDAHDKYANMESAYLLQRLESFDGIALLTTNLRANIDEAFTRRLDLVVDFPFPDAGQRLALWRHGLAHVPSAADLDPAPLARDFELAGGSIRSAVVTAAYLAAGRGGTVSAADLLEGARREYRKAGRLVPGEGSW, encoded by the coding sequence ATGACCACCCCGTACGCGGCGCCCTGCGCAGCGACGTCCTACGGTCACGGGGGCCAAGTCGGAGGTCACGACGGGGGCCACGACGGGGGCCACTACCAGCCGGCCTCGATCACCGGCGGACCCCACCACGACGGCGACGCCCCGTCGCCCGGCGGACCCCACCACGACCACGACGCCCCACCGCCCGGCCCGTACGACAGCCCCGAGCGCCCGTACGACTCCCCCGAGCGGGAGTTGCTCGGCCGGCTCGCCGTCCTGCGGGAGCGGGTCACCGCGCTGGTCGAGTCCCGCGCCGCCGACGACCCCACGGCCGACGACCCGTTGCGCGGCCTGTACCTGTCCAAGGACGCGGTGGGCCACGTGCTGCGCACCTGGTCCTTCGGCGCGGACGACGACGGCACCGGATCACGCCCCGGACCCGGCCCCGCGGTAGGCCAAGTCCCGTGGCCCGCCGACCGGTTGTCGTCACTGGCCGGGCGGATGGGGCTTACCGAGTGGGACGTCGCCGTCCTGCTCATCGCCCTGGCCCCCGATGTCGACCGGACCTTCGAGCCGCTGTACGGCTACCTCAACGACGACGTGAGCCGCCGCCGCGCCACCACCGGCCTCGCCCTGGACCTGTGCGCGCTGCCCGCGTACTCGGCGGCGGCCCGCACCCGCCTGCACGCCTCGGCACCGCTGCGTGCCCTCGGACTGCTGGAGGTCGAAGAACCCGAACGCCCCTTCCTGGCCCGTGCGTTGCGTGTCCCCGACCGGCTGACCGGCCATCTCCTGGGCGACGACACACCGGACCCCGCACTCCTGGACCGGCTGCGGCCGATGCCCGATCCGCTGCCCGCCGACCTCGCCACCGAGGACTTCACGCACCGCCTCGCCGCCCGCCTGAACAACGGCCCGCTCACCGTCTATCTGCGCGAACAGCGCGAGGGCGACGGGCTGGCCGCGTTCTGCGGCGCCCTGCGCGGCGCGGGTGTCGACGCGCTGCACTGTCCGGACCCGGGGGACCACGTCCCCGAGTTGCTGCGCGAGGCGCGCCTGAGCGGCCGGGCCGTCGTGGTGCCGGGACTGCCGGACCAACCGGCCGCGCTGGTGAGGGAGTTGACCGGGGCGCGGGACGTGACCGTGCTCCTCACGGACTCTCGCCCGTACGATCCGCACTGGTCGCCGCAGGACCCGCTGGTACTGGACGCGCCGGGGCGCGGGGCGGGCGGGACGACCGCCTGGCGGGCCGCGCTCGGCGCGGACGCCGAGGGCTTTGACCTCGGCGCGACCGTCGCCCCGTACCGACTCGGTGGCGACCGGATCCGGCGGGCCGCTCACGCCGCGCGCGCCCTCGCCGCCTTCGACGGCGGCCCGGTGACCGCCGCGCACGTCCGGCTCGCCGCCCGCCGCCAGTCGGCCTCCGGCCTGGAGAGCCATGCCCGGCGTATCCGGCCGGCCGTGGACTGGGGGGACCTGGTCCTGCCCGACGCTCCGCTCGCGCAGCTGCACGAACTCGCCCTGCGCGCCCGCCATCGTGACCGGGTCCTCGGCGACTGGCGGCTCAGCGCGGGCGGTGGGCGCGGGCGGGGCGTACTCGGCCTGTTCGCCGGGGAGTCGGGCACCGGCAAGACCTTGTCGGCGGAGGTGGTCGCGGCGGACCTGGGACTCGACCTCTACGTCGTCCAGTTGTCGTCGATCGTGGACAAGTACGTCGGCGAGACCGAGAAGAACCTGGAACGCGTCTTCACCGAGGCCGACCGTACCGACGCCGTGCTCCTCTTCGACGAGGCCGACGCCGTCTTCGGCAAGCGCTCCGAGGTCAAGGACGCGCACGACAAGTACGCCAACATGGAGAGCGCCTATCTGCTCCAGCGCCTTGAGTCCTTCGACGGCATCGCCCTGCTCACCACCAACCTGCGCGCCAACATCGACGAGGCGTTCACCCGGCGGCTCGACCTGGTGGTCGACTTCCCGTTCCCGGACGCCGGGCAGCGGCTCGCGCTGTGGCGGCACGGCCTGGCGCACGTCCCGTCCGCGGCGGACCTCGATCCGGCCCCGCTGGCCAGGGACTTCGAACTGGCCGGCGGGTCGATCCGCAGCGCGGTGGTCACCGCCGCCTATCTCGCCGCCGGACGCGGGGGCACGGTGAGCGCAGCCGACCTGTTGGAGGGCGCCCGCCGCGAGTACCGCAAGGCGGGGCGGCTGGTGCCGGGCGAGGGCAGCTGGTGA
- a CDS encoding DUF4255 domain-containing protein translates to MIHEVDEVLKSLLGSGALTGSGVEVSFEAPTRDWAARRNAPVINAYLYDIREDVAMRQRGHLPVLDERDIVVRRRRPPRWFRLSYLVTAWTKTPQDEHRLLSAALATLLPRELLPPDELPGLLGALGLSMPLTVAGTQTESRSLAEIWSALGGELKPSLDLVVTAPFPAFPEYDAGPPVTEGATVRVRDRDGEAEPTERSHRPHQVAAARAARKEHATRERTVPNSRRTDPR, encoded by the coding sequence GTGATCCACGAGGTGGACGAGGTCCTCAAGAGCCTCCTGGGCAGCGGGGCGTTGACGGGCTCGGGCGTCGAGGTGTCCTTCGAGGCACCCACCCGTGACTGGGCGGCCCGGCGCAACGCCCCCGTGATCAACGCCTACTTGTACGACATCCGCGAGGACGTGGCGATGCGCCAGCGCGGCCACCTGCCCGTCCTTGACGAGCGGGACATCGTGGTGCGCCGCCGAAGGCCGCCACGCTGGTTCCGGCTCTCGTACCTGGTGACGGCCTGGACGAAGACCCCGCAGGACGAACACCGCCTGCTCTCCGCCGCGCTCGCGACCCTGTTGCCCCGTGAGCTGCTCCCGCCGGACGAACTCCCCGGCCTCCTCGGGGCGTTGGGGCTTTCGATGCCCCTCACAGTGGCGGGCACCCAGACCGAGTCCCGCTCGCTGGCCGAGATCTGGTCCGCCCTCGGCGGCGAGCTGAAGCCGTCCCTGGACCTGGTGGTGACCGCGCCGTTCCCGGCCTTCCCGGAGTACGACGCCGGTCCCCCGGTCACCGAGGGCGCGACGGTCCGGGTGCGCGACCGGGACGGCGAGGCGGAGCCCACCGAGCGCTCCCACCGCCCCCACCAGGTCGCGGCCGCCCGCGCCGCGCGCAAGGAGCACGCCACCCGCGAGCGGACGGTGCCCAACTCCCGCCGCACGGACCCGCGATGA